In Euphorbia lathyris chromosome 2, ddEupLath1.1, whole genome shotgun sequence, the sequence ATCCTGTCAGAATATGAAGTGGCTTCGGGTCAGGCAGTAAACTTGAGCAAATCAGGGGTTTTTTTCAGCCTTAATATGTCCGAACCAATGCGAACACAGATCAAAGCATTATTGGGTGTGTGCACTCCTCTCGACACAGGCAGATATCTGGGATTACCATCACTCATTGGGCGTTCCAAACGCAGGATTTTCGCTTTCCTGATTGATAGGCTTCGCAAGAAGTTTGGTGCGTGGGGTCTTAAATTCCTTTCCCAGGCTGGGAAAGAGGTGCTTCTTAAGTCTGTGGCTCAAGCCTTGCCAACCTTTTGTATGAGTGCGTTCCTTTTACCCTTATCTATCTGTGATGAGCtgcaaaaattaatgaattccttttggtggggtatgaaacctgAGGGTAGAAGAAACATTCATTGGTTGATTGGGGTAAATTGTGTAGACCTAAAGATTCAGGTGGGATGGGTTTTAAGGATCTACATATGTTTAATCTAGCAATGTTAGGTAAACAGGGAtgaaaattactaaaattcccAAATACTTTAGTGAGTcaaatgttcaaagctaaatattacccTAGGGAGGACTTACTTCtctccaaattaggcaataatcctagtatggtttggagaagtataTGGGAAGGCATTAGTATATTGAAAACAGGGGTTAGATGGAGAGTGGAAAATGGTAGATCAATCAGAGTTTGGGAGGATGAGTGGGTTCCTAATCTAGAGGTTTTTTGCATAAATTCCTTTTTGGTCCCTGGAATGGAGAATTTGATGGTAGCGGACTTGTTCCTTGAAAATGGGAGAGGGTGGGATATGCAGAGACTAAACGGTTGTTTTAGCGAAGTGGAAGTGCAGGCCATTAGTGATATTATCTTGCCATACAATGCGGGGGAAGATATGAGAATCTGGCATTGGTCAAGGGATGGACACTACAATGTTCATTCAGGCTACTTGTCAGGTATGGGGTTAGTAGAAGCTAGCAGAGCCCAAGAGGGTTGGAAGAGGTTGTGGAAGTTGATGATTCCCCCTAAGCTGAAACAGTTTATTTGGCGTCTGTGTTCAAAGTGCTTACCCACTAGAGCTCGGTTGGCCCAGAGAAGAGTCCCCATTTCAACTGAATGCCCAGTATGTGTGGAGCAAGAAGAGATggataaccatttatttgttgattgttgtttcGCAGGTGACATTTGGCGTGTAGCAAGAGTTCCTGCGCCGAGAGTGGACAACAGACACATTGACGAATGGCTTCTTCAAGCCTTGAGCAACTCAAATCTGGAAGAAATAGTTAGAATCTGTTGTGCGCTCAAAGCAATCTGGGACCACAGAAACAAAGTCATGTGGCACATGAGATGGTGGCCGGCAGACACGGCTTGGCGAATCAGTTTGGAGGTTGTTCAGGACTGGAAGGCCTATCAACAGAAGGCGCCAGCTTCGGGCAATCGACATATGCAAGCAACGCACATGCAGACGGTCCCGCCGACGGCCGTTCAGCCACCCCCGCGCACACAGGGCGAACAGATGAGAGGTAACCACTTTCCGCCAAATCCTCACCAGAGATGGAACACGCCTAGCCCGGGCTTTATCAAATGCAATATCGACGGGGCTATCTTTAATGAATTAAAGAGCAGCGGCATGGGAGCGGTTATTAGGGACGAAAGGGGAGCATTTCTCTTTTGTAGTAGCAGTCTGATCCCAAGCATCAAGGAGCCACGAGTCATTAAAGCTCTTGCAATCCGCACGAGCTTGTTATGGATTGCTAATATGGGTTTTTCTGctgttatttttgaatctgatgctaagGCTGTGGTAGATGCTATTCACTCTGAAAATCAAGATATTTCTGAATTTGGTATGATTGTAGAAGATTGTCGAGTCCTGCTAAGATCCATCCCATCTTTTaaattaggttttatttttcGTTTAGCGAACAGTGCggctcatttggtagctaggcttgcctgttccaatgctagcgatttcttttcaactattgtgccagaatggCTTGTGAAAACTATTTATATGGATGCAAATCCATCATCTATTTAAGTTTCACTTTcaggttcaaaaaaaaactattaaacagaacaaaagtaaaaaatataacagtatattattaaaatatgacAATTAAACAATAGGTTAAATACCAATTAAGATTGACTTAAGTGGTCAATGGTCTCAAATCGCCTAAATTAGGTCTTAAATTCAAGTCCTAATGTAATAGTAAACAGGGGGTAACCTAAACTGGTCTTAAATTATACGTTATACTTTAGTTAATTTtcccaataaaaaaattactagTATTTTAAAATTAGGAATTTATgtcctaaaattaaaaagatattaTTTTAATAGTTATATCTGTTGTATCAGCTGATTCAACAGAGAATTTTTGGAtttgaaaataaatagataTTGATAATAAATTATCATAATAGTTTTGATGTTAATTTGGACATTTTAGGATTGTGATCCAGTTTTATGCCTGTAAAATAGGGATGATACTAATTGTCCTATTGATAAACATTTTAATACCTAAATCGGTAATATGTTTTAAAGAGAACAACCTAAACCTAGTTGAACTCTTGTATTGAGATaataaatttaagaaaataattattgaGACACAAACTTTCTATATATAGGCATATTCCAATTAAAAGTGTAATTGGTCTATGTTTAGAACGTGGACAGAAATAAGATTTATGTTTAAACGTGAATCCCTATTTTAGGAGATTCTATGATATTTCTAATTGAGCGGGATAAAAATCACTACTGGAATACAAAATATGTCACCTTAATAAGATTAGATGTtcggtttaatatatttgatcCTCTAGATTAATCCGGCTTGGTTTCACTTAGAAACCAAATAGATAATATATAGATAGACTATTGCATATCCTTTTGGTGCACTCAAAACCTTTCAACATCTTGAGGGTATTCATGTTGAGTCAATAAGTATAACCTTGTTTCAAGAATGATCCATTATGTCGGAAGTAAGATACGTGTATAACTGAAGTCTCGCAAATGAAGTGTTATATCATGTTATTTAAATGCCAAACAAACTCGTTCAACGGGACTCTAAGCTATTTTATCTGCAATCTTTATATCTTTGTCTTTCAATTCAGTTTTCAATATCACTGGATTGATGGGCCTCTACAAACCTTTCTCTTCATTTATCGCCGCTGGACACCTTTCCATAACGGTTTGACTTAATTCTGAACTTGCATGATGACAGTTGCATTGAAAGAGTTTGCACGGTTCTATAGACTACCTAGAGGCACCACAATGAGATGGTTTGGAACAAGCCTTCTCTCAATGCTTCTACTTGTGTTCGCCTCTTCTTTAGCTTTTTAGATCATTTACATGCTTCTCATGCTTGTCCCGGTGATTTTTTTGTGCCTTCTCCTTCTCTGTTGCGTCACTAAACTAGACTGGCGCACTCTTTCTCCAAAGCAAACGTTGACGTTGCTTTATTATCTAAAATTAGTGTGACGGGCTACGATTTTATGCTTAAAACTTCAGCTAGAATTTTCGAAGATTGTTTCTATACTGCTTATTTGGACCTTTTAGAGATTCATTGTGGTTAAAGCACGCTGTGTTAAAGAAGCTCTTTCAATTATTGTTGAGACTGATTCCATCCTAATGACAAATGCTTTTATATTTGTTGAATCTCTCGGATTTTGGTAGTGTTATTAGTAATTACAGAGGATTAGCTATGCATATTGATGAGCTTCGTACTATGTAGACAAGCTAACCGTGTTATCTATTTTCTTGCTACGCGGCTCGGTTTCTTTGCTAGTAGTTTGCTTTCtttcgttaaaaaaaataaagtactgaataaaaaataaaactcaTTAAATTAATAAAGTATATAATTATGGAATTCCTCTCCAAATTGAGAGTAACTTTTCATAGTACCGACATCTTGAATAGAATGACTAAAGTATCCATATATATCATAAATACAAATCATTATTGCAAGATTGATAGATAAATGAATTTTGTTTTCTACTCATAGAATTTTGAGCTACAGCAATTTGAGAAATTGCTCTCTGTGGATCACCTCACCATACTTGTGTCCTACCAACCTAATTAAAttgtcatttttatttaatttcataactTAAAATAACATATCCAACAGCTATTTAATTCATGTCATCATATCTACACAATCATTGTTCTAAATTCTAAATTGttgtttaaataaataaataatacataaagatttaaaaactatatatctaaataataaattgaaattttaattttactgtAACATAAAATAtgcattaatttttcaattactGTATATATAACTTAATAATTCCGGAGATCCCAAAAAAATTGGAAGTCAGATCCCCACAAAAACGCATTCAGGGACAAAAATATTCTCCATCTCTATCTTGTGAGGAATCCTTTTAGAAATTCACCATCCCCATCGAGACGGATTCCTGCATGGCCAGAGAATCCCTACACCGTTGACAACTCTAATAACGGGTCATTTATAGTACAAATATAGTCCATATTAAAACTAGCTCAAcaaatttcaattataaatttcaCAAACTGaataaaaaagttaaaactGAAGGTGGATTAGACCCCAAAAAGTTACAAAATCTAAGAAATAGAGTGAAGGTGGAAGGAACAACTGTATTGATAATTAAGAAAAAGATAAACAATTGGAAAATACAATGTATTGATAATTGGACAAAAATAACAATTTAAAAGACTGCAAAAATCAAAAGGAAACTGGTTTTTGGCTAGTGTCATCTATAATAATGAACTGAGTGGGTTTCCTAAAATGTTTATTAACTTCTCCCTCCAATTAATGAATGATTAAGGAAAAAAAgttaaaagagaagaaaaaagaatagTTGCAGAGGTCATTTGAGAATTATTTGGTAATGATAATCAGTATTTACAACAATAAACGAATCAACAATTTCCAATCAAAACTTTGAGCCTCAAGATCCATCACTAGAAACTAAGATTTTCCAAAAGAAAAAAGCTAAAATTGTCTCACCAATGAATTGACTTGTTTGTCCCTATTGCTAAGAGCAGACTTGTGGCGATGCCTCGAAGCAGCACGTCTATCCTTGCCACGCCTATACACTTTCTTCACTGGTATCTTTCCAGATGAACTAACATGCTGCAATGGCGGCAAACGTCGAGCAACAGGAGGAGGCATGTGATCCATTATATCTTTGTGATAAGCctgtatgtatgtatatatgttCACTTTAATACCTGTAGCTGAAACATGAGATAGTCAAGTTTAATAGTAATACCTGAATCACAAAATTACGTCTCTCGCAATCCAGAAACATAGTGATGTTCCAATCTACTTTTTCCATGAGTTTATCCCTCACTGTTGAAAAGCTTAACTGATCTCTGGAAGTAAACCGATCAACTTCGTTAAACCAGAGGCAGGTAAACAAATTCGTAATGGGGACGTGTTCTCTAATTATCACACAACCTTCCGGAACATCTGCAAAGAAACCATCCATTATACAACAAAACTTTAAGACAAAAGCCATGACTAGACTAGTCCACACCTAACATACCACTAATTATTGGAAGCTTAGCTCTGGAGTATGGTGTTAAGCCTTcctttttataaaattcaatctGGTAATCAATGGAAACATTATCATACTTTCCAGCAGCTTTGTTTGCTTCTGCCTCTTCAAAAACATCAAATCGTCTGTAATGTCTTGAGATAGCAAAAGTAGAATTTTGTCTCCACAGAAACCTgaaaatgaacaaataaaaagtatatataagctTAATCAAATTTTATTCAGGTTAAAGTGGGAAACTTTGGGCATTTCTACATGATCGTTACAACTATGAAAATTTATCATGCTGTTTCACAATGCGGCTTCTTGTCTTATTGTAATAATTTCATCAAAAATGCTGAAGAAGGTTCAACTTTCTGGAACCTCCATAAAATGATCAAACTGCTTTCTAAATCAATATATCCAAAAGCATCACTACCATGAAAAAGAAGAATGACAACAGATTCCCTTGCCCTGTTTGTGCAACTAGAGAATTCTCTCCTAAATGCTCAACTTCCTGTTCCCAACGGAATTTTCCCAATGGTTTGAACATAGGATTCTATACTGGACTGGAGATTATAAGTTCTAATTCCGTTCAGTTTAGATATGTTTTAATGGAAAGAAAGTGGGTTGCCGCTCTTTAGGCTATGGCATTAAGGGTCTCCAGATGTATTAAAGAGAAAAACTGAATAAAGATAAAGCAGTAAAAATATCATCAACTTATTAACATATTTAGAGATGCTTAATATTGTCCTGAAATTGAAATTCTCACCCATAAAGCATTGTAAGTTAAATTTAGTATGAACTTTGAATGGCATTTCCTAAAAGTTCTTCAAATATGTAGCCCTCATAACCCAAAACTTCCCACATATCCCTGCCAATATCACACCTCTCCATCAAAACCACTAGGGGTGTGGGGTTAAGGAACAAATCTAGCCTCGAAATTTTTGGGAAAAATCACATTAACCCTAAAGTTCTCTTTTTTTCAATGTCACCCTCGACATTGCAAACCCTAGTCAATCATACTTTTTTTCAGTTTTCATCCTCAACATCGGAAACACCATGCTTTGCAACATCAAGGGTGAAATTCAAGAGAAAATGTATAACACACTATGCTTTGCAACATCAAGGGtgatattgaaaaaaaaagttgGAGACTAATGTGAATTACAGAATTTGCACATTATTCCCTGGTTGTATATCGAAATTTCAAAAATGCAATACAAAAGGAACTGCAATGGGAGAGCACTGAAGAGATTTGTCCAAAGAGCAATAGAATAAGAAGAGATGGGGACCAAAAGAAATGTGGTGAAGTGGCAGAAGTCCATGCACATAAAGATACAACACATGGGGTGGGAGAAACCTAAACATAGAAAACTAAAGAAGATGAAATAGAGGTATTCTACAGGAATATACATATGAGATAACTACAATTAAATAGGTGATGGGAAAGGGAATTTGGAGGAGAGAAGGACCTATATTTACTTGGAGGAGAATTTTGAAACAGGAATCCGAGGTATAGGGTATTCAGGAATATAATGTGGgccaaatttaaaataaataatctttACTAGAGTTTATGTGCATCTTAGCAAGTGTGCAATAAATTTTAAATGTCAATGAGATTGTTGATATCAAACTCTCTACACAGTAagttttaagaaaaaataaacaaatttaaaGACAACATAAGATATTAATGACATGTTCAAGTAGACAGGTGAAATTTACACTATACACATGCTTGTGATCATTATATAAGAAAAACTCAGAATCAATCAATGAACATGATAAAGATCATGGCTTGAAGATGCTAATGgcattatataaaaataaaatgtcatCAAGAAGCTCAATTATGAGCGAAAAAGCAACAAGAAAGCTGTGATGCACATGCAGATAGCTACTTTGAGCACAAATCTCAACAACTTTTTGTAACCATTTATTTTATTGTAAGAGAATTCATACAGAAAATGTGCTGCACCTTTCAAGAACTTGATATGGATCCACAACAAGCTGTAGCTTTCCATCAATCCATATTGAATATCGAACACTGGGCAGGATCCTATGCAACAGAAGCTTTGGTATCTGCCCATTACATGACGAGATAAAAGCATCTCTCACTCTTAGAATCAACTCTGGAAACATGACTTGATAATGAAATAACATAAAATATGGTGATCAAGTTGAAAATCTTCAAATAATCgaagcaaattttttttaagaaaaaagaaaaagaaaaataaagccCCTATGCTAGAACTGGTATGAGAATTAGGATAACCTTACAACAACACTAGACATAAGCATAGTTGTTAAAGTCGTGCCTCAGGCAAGGCTCAAGGTCGTAATAAGACCTCAGCGAGGCTCTGTTTAAAAGGCTCTCGCCTGGGTTCGCAGGCTCTCAGGCGCGCCTCTTCTGCGTCTTGTTTAATGATTAGGTTCTTGTCATGGAACCAACTCAACTAAAacctcaagctgatagttaaaggtccactcatattaatatctgacacacccccacacacAAATGCCCACTGGGCCTGAAGAGTGCACAACACAagcccatattaccatgtcatgcaattaactcaacaaatggggctgccagGAATCAAACCCTCGACCACTTGGTCACACTAGccctgataccatgtcatggaaccaactcaagctgatagttaaaggtccactcatattaatatctgacagttcttaaatttttttcttttactgcTGTCATTAAAAGAAAAGGTTGATTCATCTCAACCACTTATCCTATTTAGTAAACTTGAATCTAAACAGTTGATCTAAGTGAAAAAGAATAAGAAGAGACCTAAAAATAGAATGAAGGGAAGAAGGGTAAGAGAGGTAAAAGAGATGAGCTCCTTCTGCAGTGCGATGCAAGAAACCAACAGAGGTCCATTGCAGTtctattagagcatctccaagggACTCCTTAGTAAGGCTCTTACTAAGAGTCTCTATTTCCTCCTCACTATTGAGGAGCCTCTCTCCCCTTCTTATTTCATTTtgtattaataattttattattgagTCTCTCTCATCTCACTATTGATAAATATAACTATAGAGAAtaattttactaataaaaaaacaaataaggaGCAAGTAtgaggagtattgttggagatgacaCCTATTTTAATATCTTAAGTagctaagagtcaattattaatattatttttagagagtggaCCGAGAgcctcttggagatgctcttagtctCTGTTGTCAACACTTGACTTGGTGTTTTTGATGTgtaatattatgtttttatgtggttttttctttgtttgtgGTTACAAGTGTGTTTTTTGATCCATCATAACCTGTGCCTTAACTACTAATAGAACATTATTAGTGACATTAGTATCAAATATTGATAATTAGATTTTGTATCTATTTTCTTTTCTCAttttctgcgtcttctgttcaTCAGGAGCATGCCAGAGCCCTGCCCCTAGGCTCCAGGATCCCCtagcgccttagtgcgcctaGCGCCTTTAACAGCTACGGACATAAACAATTCATAGTAATAGATCTATTTCCCTTAATTAAGAGCACCAAACTGCTTATGGTATTCTGTAGCTGTATGCTGCTATTAATCTGCATGACATGGACAACAATATTGGTACAGGGACTTCGATTCTACTTTATGAAAACAGCAAGCATGCATAACCCAGCTTGTTCCTATCTTTCATGGGATTATCTCTAACCCATTAAGGAAGCTCcagaagaaaaaataataacaataataataattgctCATCGAATAATAGATGGAAAAAACCAGGGCCTGTTAAAGATCAAATTGTTAAATGACCTCAACGTATTTctattattttcttctttttctctttcctcCTTCCTAATACTTGACAGGCTTTAATCCTGTAAGCTTCCAGGTTTAAATCGTGTAATAAACAGAAATTAGGTTGCTGATAGCAGTTAGCCTTTCTAGCATGTCATGCTTTGGCTGCTCTTCTAATATTGAAAGTGAAAAAGCATAAATGATGCTGGTTTTCAAAACTATACATCCATATTAGATAGAGCTCAACTCGTGAATTTCACATACACCCTATACCAAGACATCTATATATACAGCATTCATTATTGATAAAACACTGttgcattaaaaaaaaaaaaaaaatcatggcCTTCTCCCTACCCGACTAGTATGTCTTAAGACTCAATTTGTATACCTTCTACCATTAAGCATTCTTTCTCCATTCCTTATATCCATAATAGTCTAGACAAGAACTCCTCTTCAACTGCTtcaacaaaagaaataaatcccACCATATGGCAAGATCCACTCAGTTTCCTTTAAATAATCCATCTAGCAAAACATTGACAAAAGGCCAAACCCCAAAACTCATGTTCAACTTCCAAGTGAAACCAACATATTTGGTCATTGTGAAAATTAACTCATCAACCTCTATGTAAGGGGCTAACCAAAAGATAAATAACAATGAAGCATCTGTTTAACGTAATAGTGTCagacagtcttgatcacatgcaccttaatgagcatgtagaatttgctcattcaccattagatctaggcttattagaatcctaaggtggagatccAAAGCataataagtctagatctaacggtgaatgagcaaattcacttgttcattaaggtgcatgtgaaaattcctgtagTATCAGATACCTTTATGATATCTCCTAATATCCTGAGTGCGTCCAGTAGTTACTGTTGACCATTTACCAATAAAATCAGTATATGATGTTAGTGCTAATAAATTGGTATGTTTGACTTCTCCATGCCCCTTCAAATTTCAAACTATAGGTCATAATCATAAGCCAGATATGACCCCAAAAATAGCTTAGACTCGTGATCTTATTCAAAATCACTGCATATGGTCATACATGGCTTCTAAGGTCCTAGTAGCTAAGGAGCTTGTCAAAGAACCATTTGACCCAAAAGTTTAAGCTTATATGTAAGTTTCCGAGAATCGCGTTTATTATTAACAGAATTAGGCAAGTGATTGAAGCGTGTACAAGCACAGAGCCACTTCTTGTGCTGAAGCTTTAATTAGTAAATTGGGTTACTAGGACTCAAAACTCTAGACCTTTTGGGTCTAGGTAGACCTGATACCATGTTAAAAAACCATTTAACACAAAAGCTTAAGCTTATAGGAGGTTACAAGAAcagtatttattattttcaacaGGATTATAAATGCAGGCAGGGACAAAGATGGACGTGCATTTGCATAGTTAAAATAAACCAACACTGAAGTTGTCAGACACATGTATTGCAATCCCTTACCTTAGCTATAGTGCATGTAGAAGATTGGGAAGGATACATAAAAAACATGCAAATTAACAAAGCAAAAGCAAGCCCACCTTTCCATTACGTCTTGAATCAATGTAAGGAATGTTGTGGACAACAATAATCCTCCATAATCCAACCTTCATATTGCTATCCAGTACACTAGAGTTCTTCATATATGCCTCTGTCTCTTTATCAATAAACATATAGAAAGGAACTTTTTTCCTTGCTGCCTGACTGATATTCTTGGGCTCCTGAATTATGTCATAGTTCCCTGAAAGTAGGGAGTGATGAGGAAAGGACATTTAAAATAAGATATCTTAGCAGACTGGCTAATGCACAACAATACCAAATATAGCTGAAGCAACAATGACTTCATGAAACTGCTCCAACTCTATACGATCAGCTTCATCAATATCAAATCCAGTCTGGTGACCAGGTTTATTTCCTTTGAcaaatctgatgaaagaatatgaatcaataaaaaaacaaagtatttacaagaaaaaaaaatacttcaacTTTGTTGTGGATATTGTAGATACCTCTAGAATTTAGAGCTgaattaaaattctaaaataagaGGAAGACGGAAATCAATTAAAAACAAGCGTTACACAATTAAAAAGCTATGGAAGAGTTCcaatttaattttgaaattattaCAATGAGCAAGAGTTCAATGGCTTGATGCAAAGAGCAGGCCAATCAAGGATCTTTGTCCCCTTGACATTTCTTAATGGACT encodes:
- the LOC136218858 gene encoding probable hexosyltransferase MUCI70 isoform X2 encodes the protein MLLSSCGFQVCGFGDTMTGGSLGQRGSYGWSSQPSAAKLPVNARKSSAKILASNVREKERVLPVFCRYLRKVAMILLFGLAFLVFIWGSLTVGKESPTLDIKESSDPSPEVRSLRKISSRVPSPLPQSGAGSHTNDLSADIGFENNITRQPRRLVQPSQGGHGSSRHPCHKFTFAPPPPPGRRKLGPRPCPVCYIPAHQARASMPRHPSAPLVLRNLTYAVDENPLKTEPHGGSDFGGYPSLEQRSDSFNIKESMTVHCGFVKGNKPGHQTGFDIDEADRIELEQFHEVIVASAIFGNYDIIQEPKNISQAARKKVPFYMFIDKETEAYMKNSSVLDSNMKVGLWRIIVVHNIPYIDSRRNGKIPKLLLHRILPSVRYSIWIDGKLQLVVDPYQVLERFLWRQNSTFAISRHYRRFDVFEEAEANKAAGKYDNVSIDYQIEFYKKEGLTPYSRAKLPIISDVPEGCVIIREHVPITNLFTCLWFNEVDRFTSRDQLSFSTVRDKLMEKVDWNITMFLDCERRNFVIQAYHKDIMDHMPPPVARRLPPLQHVSSSGKIPVKKVYRRGKDRRAASRHRHKSALSNRDKQVNSLSCQRCRDSLAMQESVSMGMVNF
- the LOC136218858 gene encoding probable hexosyltransferase MUCI70 isoform X3; the encoded protein is MLLSSCGFQVCGFGDTMTGGSLGQRGSYGWSSQPSAAKLPVNARKSSAKILASNVREKERVLPVFCRYLRKVAMILLFGLAFLVFIWGSLTVGKESPTLDIKESSDPSPEVRSLRKISSRVPSPLPQSGAGSHTNDLSADIGFENNITRQPRRLVQPSQGGHGSSRHPCHKFTFAPPPPPGRRKLGPRPCPVCYIPAHQARASMPRHPSAPLVLRNLTYAVDENPLKTEPHGGSDFGGYPSLEQRSDSFNIKESMTVHCGFVKGNKPGHQTGFDIDEADRIELEQFHEVIVASAIFGIEPKNISQAARKKVPFYMFIDKETEAYMKNSSVLDSNMKVGLWRIIVVHNIPYIDSRRNGKIPKLLLHRILPSVRYSIWIDGKLQLVVDPYQVLERFLWRQNSTFAISRHYRRFDVFEEAEANKAAGKYDNVSIDYQIEFYKKEGLTPYSRAKLPIISDVPEGCVIIREHVPITNLFTCLWFNEVDRFTSRDQLSFSTVRDKLMEKVDWNITMFLDCERRNFVIQAYHKDIMDHMPPPVARRLPPLQHVSSSGKIPVKKVYRRGKDRRAASRHRHKSALSNRDKQVNSLGFSGHAGIRLDGDGEFLKGFLTR
- the LOC136218858 gene encoding probable hexosyltransferase MUCI70 isoform X4: MLLSSCGFQVCGFGDTMTGGSLGQRGSYGWSSQPSAAKLPVNARKSSAKILASNVREKERVLPVFCRYLRKVAMILLFGLAFLVFIWGSLTVGKESPTLDIKESSDPSPEVRSLRKISSRVPSPLPQSGAGSHTNDLSADIGFENNITRQPRRLVQPSQGGHGSSRHPCHKFTFAPPPPPGRRKLGPRPCPVCYIPAHQARASMPRHPSAPLVLRNLTYAVDENPLKTEPHGGSDFGGYPSLEQRSDSFNIKESMTVHCGFVKGNKPGHQTGFDIDEADRIELEQFHEVIVASAIFGNYDIIQEPKNISQAARKKVPFYMFIDKETEAYMKNSSVLDSNMKVGLWRIIVVHNIPYIDSRRNGKIPKLLLHRILPSVRYSIWIDGKLQLVVDPYQVLERFLWRQNSTFAISRHYRRFDVFEEAEANKAAGKYDNVSIDYQIEFYKKEGLTPYSRAKLPIISDVPEGCVIIREHVPITNLFTCLWFNEVDRFTSRDQLSFSTVRDKLMEKVDWNITMFLDCERRNFVIQAYHKDIMDHMPPPVARRLPPLQHVSSSGKIPVKKVYRRGKDRRAASRHRHKSALSNRDKQVNSLESVSMGMVNF
- the LOC136218858 gene encoding probable hexosyltransferase MUCI70 isoform X1 gives rise to the protein MLLSSCGFQVCGFGDTMTGGSLGQRGSYGWSSQPSAAKLPVNARKSSAKILASNVREKERVLPVFCRYLRKVAMILLFGLAFLVFIWGSLTVGKESPTLDIKESSDPSPEVRSLRKISSRVPSPLPQSGAGSHTNDLSADIGFENNITRQPRRLVQPSQGGHGSSRHPCHKFTFAPPPPPGRRKLGPRPCPVCYIPAHQARASMPRHPSAPLVLRNLTYAVDENPLKTEPHGGSDFGGYPSLEQRSDSFNIKESMTVHCGFVKGNKPGHQTGFDIDEADRIELEQFHEVIVASAIFGNYDIIQEPKNISQAARKKVPFYMFIDKETEAYMKNSSVLDSNMKVGLWRIIVVHNIPYIDSRRNGKIPKLLLHRILPSVRYSIWIDGKLQLVVDPYQVLERFLWRQNSTFAISRHYRRFDVFEEAEANKAAGKYDNVSIDYQIEFYKKEGLTPYSRAKLPIISDVPEGCVIIREHVPITNLFTCLWFNEVDRFTSRDQLSFSTVRDKLMEKVDWNITMFLDCERRNFVIQAYHKDIMDHMPPPVARRLPPLQHVSSSGKIPVKKVYRRGKDRRAASRHRHKSALSNRDKQVNSLGFSGHAGIRLDGDGEFLKGFLTR
- the LOC136218858 gene encoding probable hexosyltransferase MUCI70 isoform X5 yields the protein MTGGSLGQRGSYGWSSQPSAAKLPVNARKSSAKILASNVREKERVLPVFCRYLRKVAMILLFGLAFLVFIWGSLTVGKESPTLDIKESSDPSPEVRSLRKISSRVPSPLPQSGAGSHTNDLSADIGFENNITRQPRRLVQPSQGGHGSSRHPCHKFTFAPPPPPGRRKLGPRPCPVCYIPAHQARASMPRHPSAPLVLRNLTYAVDENPLKTEPHGGSDFGGYPSLEQRSDSFNIKESMTVHCGFVKGNKPGHQTGFDIDEADRIELEQFHEVIVASAIFGNYDIIQEPKNISQAARKKVPFYMFIDKETEAYMKNSSVLDSNMKVGLWRIIVVHNIPYIDSRRNGKIPKLLLHRILPSVRYSIWIDGKLQLVVDPYQVLERFLWRQNSTFAISRHYRRFDVFEEAEANKAAGKYDNVSIDYQIEFYKKEGLTPYSRAKLPIISDVPEGCVIIREHVPITNLFTCLWFNEVDRFTSRDQLSFSTVRDKLMEKVDWNITMFLDCERRNFVIQAYHKDIMDHMPPPVARRLPPLQHVSSSGKIPVKKVYRRGKDRRAASRHRHKSALSNRDKQVNSLGFSGHAGIRLDGDGEFLKGFLTR